A single genomic interval of Vicia villosa cultivar HV-30 ecotype Madison, WI unplaced genomic scaffold, Vvil1.0 ctg.000060F_1_1, whole genome shotgun sequence harbors:
- the LOC131623262 gene encoding zinc finger BED domain-containing protein RICESLEEPER 2-like — translation MPSSNPTPALENDDVPIDSSQPEHNLQVNENDQDHVIEDSFQKTKRKRKKTSPVWNDFDEVEIEGGVKKAVCRYCKYQFATGGLGSSTSHLKRHSQICMQRKLHMTKEAKQTVIRFQPSNQGNPFMSPGDRYTNEKMREIVATAIMVHEHPFSVVEEEVWMWAFQYANSDFHKIGRKTAREDCLRIYEEEKKILKALLRNIGKISITTDMWRSSHQVAEYMVITGHFIDSGWKLQKRVLSFVKIPAPRRGIDVADAIFKCLKSWGIENKIFSVSVDNASYNDSCLKSLKEDYPLSRMLVLGGALFHVRCCAHVINLLVQDGLSQIKDVIGKVRESVKYINHNDARLKAFCDVVEQKGLKDRKLILDCPTRWNSTYHMLSAALKFKIAFPSYKEREPHYKYAPSTEDWENVEKVCQFLEVFNLATVVISGSEYPTSNLYLVEVWRVKQVIDNAAEDTNSFMREMAASMKLKFDKYWGECNLLMAIASVLDPRSKFHTVNICFPLIYKAEVAQENIEKVKNSLEELYAEYVSLSLQESSSNEVHTSGINSSSSSTQSQSLDITGFDRIMSIVREKEAVPAVKSELQTYLDEGVYIPDGNNNSFCVLEWWRNNSLKYKILSKMAADILAVPISTVASSLLSVPEAELLMNIALN, via the coding sequence ATGCCTTCATCCAATCCCACTCCTGCTCTAGAAAATGATGATGTTCCGATAGATTCAAGTCAACCGGAGCATAACCTACAAGTTAATGAAAATGATCAGGATCATGTGATTGAAGATTCATTCCAGAAGacgaagaggaaaaggaaaaaaacttCTCCTGTTTGGAATGATTTCGACGAAGTTGAAATTGAAGGAGGTGTGAAGAAAGCTGTTTGCAGATACTGTAAATATCAATTCGCTACTGGTGGTCTAGGATCCAGCACTAGCCATTTAAAAAGACATTCTCAAATCTGCATGCAAAGGAAGCTCCACATGACTAAAGAAGCAAAACAAACTGTTATTCGTTTTCAACCTTCTAATCAAGGTAACCCATTTATGAGTCCTGGGGATAGATATACAAATGAGAAGATGAGAGAAATTGTTGCTACTGCTATTATGGTGCATGAACACCCATTTAGTGTGGTTGAGGAAGAAGTATGGATGTGGGCTTTCCAATATGCGAACTCAGATTTTCATAAAATCGGTCGAAAAACAGCAAGAGAAGATTGTTTGAGAATATACgaggaagagaagaaaatttTGAAGGCTTTGTTGAGAAACATTGGCAAAATTAGTATAACTACTGATATGTGGAGATCAAGTCATCAAGTAGCTGAATATATGGTTATCACTGGCCATTTCATTGATTCTGGATGGAAACTCCAAAAAAGGGTGTTGAGTTTTGTGAAAATTCCTGCTCCAAGGCGTGGGATAGATGTGGCTGATGCAATTTTCAAGTGCTTGAAATCTTGGGGAATTGAGAATAAGATATTTTCAGTTTCAGTCGACAATGCCTCTTACAACGATTCGTGCTTAAAAAGTTTGAAGGAAGACTATCCACTAAGCAGAATGTTAGTTCTTGGAGGGGCATTGTTTCATGTTAGATGCTGTGCACATGTAATAAATTTGTTAGTGCAAGATGGCCTTAGCCAAATTAAGGATGTCATTGGCAAAGTTCGTGAAAGTGTGAAGTATATTAACCATAATGATGCAAGATTGAAAGCTTTCTGTGATGTTGTTGAACAAAAGGGGCTGAAAGATAGGAAGCTCATACTTGATTGCCCAACAAGATGGAATTCTACGTATCACATGTTATCCGCTGCATTGAAATTCAAGATTGCATTTCCATCTTATAAGGAAAGAGAGCCGCATTATAAATATGCACCTTCGACTGAAGATTGGGAAAATGTTGAGAAAGTTTGTCAATTTCTTGAAGTGTTTAATCTTGCCACTGTTGTAATATCAGGTAGTGAGTACCCTACCTCTAACCTATATCTTGTGGAAGTTTGGAGGGTGAAGCAAGTCATTGATAATGCAGCAGAAGATACAAATTCATTTATGAGAGAAATGGCAGCTTCtatgaaattaaagtttgacaaATATTGGGGTGAATGCAATTTGTTGATGGCGATTGCTAGTGTTTTGGATCCAAGGAGCAAATTTCATACCGTTAATATATGTTTTCCATTGATATATAAAGCTGAAGTTGCTCAAGAAAATATAGAGAAGGTGAAGAATTCATTAGAAGAGCTATATGCTGAATATGTTTCTCTAAGTCTGCAAGAGTCATCTTCTAATGAAGTTCATACTAGTGGCAtaaattcatcatcatcttcgacACAATCTCAATCTTTAGACATCACCGGATTTGACCGAATCATGAGCATTGTGCGTGAAAAGGAAGCTGTTCCCGCAGTAAAATCAGAATTACAAACCTATCTTGATGAAGGTGTTTACATTCCCGATGGAAATAATAACTCTTTTTGCGTATTAGAGTGGTGGAGGAACAATAGCTTAAAATATAAGATCTTATCAAAGATGGCTGCTGATATTCTAGCTGTTCCTATATCTACTGTGGCATCGAGTCTACTTTCAGTGCCGGAGGCCGAGTTATTGATGAATATCGCTCTAAATTGA